In Pseudomonas rhizosphaerae, one DNA window encodes the following:
- a CDS encoding LysE family translocator — MYWTEFLTVAFIHLLAVASPGPDFAVVVRESVSHGRQAGLWTALGVGTAIFVHVGYSLLGIGLIVSQSIVLFNALKWAAAAYLLYIGFKALRAKPAPVGEPTSSTVPVQRTAKGAYVAGFMTNGLNPKATLFFLSLFTVVISPHTPLPVQAGYGVYLALATALWFCLVAMLFSQRRVREGFARMGHWFDRAMGVVLVALGVKIALSEIR; from the coding sequence ATGTACTGGACCGAATTTCTCACCGTCGCCTTCATCCATCTGCTGGCAGTGGCCAGCCCCGGTCCGGACTTCGCGGTGGTCGTGCGCGAGAGCGTCAGCCATGGTCGTCAGGCCGGCCTGTGGACCGCGCTGGGTGTGGGCACGGCGATCTTCGTGCACGTGGGCTATTCATTGCTGGGGATCGGCTTGATCGTGTCCCAGTCCATCGTGCTGTTCAACGCCTTGAAATGGGCCGCTGCCGCGTACCTGCTGTACATCGGCTTCAAGGCCCTGCGCGCCAAGCCCGCACCTGTCGGCGAGCCCACCAGCAGCACGGTGCCCGTCCAGCGCACGGCCAAGGGCGCCTACGTAGCCGGGTTCATGACCAATGGCCTGAACCCCAAGGCCACCTTGTTCTTTCTGTCCCTGTTCACCGTGGTGATCAGCCCGCACACGCCACTGCCGGTTCAGGCCGGTTACGGGGTGTACCTGGCGTTGGCCACGGCGCTGTGGTTCTGCCTGGTGGCCATGTTGTTCAGCCAGCGCCGGGTTCGCGAAGGCTTTGCCCGTATGGGGCATTGGTTCGACCGAGCCATGGGGGTGGTCCTGGTGGCGCTGGGGGTGAAGATCGCCCTGAGCGAAATACGCTGA
- a CDS encoding DUF1302 domain-containing protein: protein MNSVQVPCRRARLSLAVGLATLAGPALAVSFNIGEIEGQFDSSLSVDSRWSTAGANRHLIGVNNGGSGLSQTGDDGRLNFSKGETFSKVFTGLHGLELKYGDSGVFIRGKYWYDFELKDEGRRFKDIDDSHRKQAAQSSGGQILDAFVYHNYAIAEQPGAVRLGKQVVSWGEGTFIQNGINALNPIDVSAFRRPGVEIKEGLVPVNLFYVSQSLTDNLSAEAFYQLEWDQTVSDNCGTFFAQTDIAADGCSDNLRVLGKRSGLPPAALPALTAAGVDVNEEGVLVRRSGDRDARDGGQFGVALHYNYDPLGTEFGAYFMNYHSRSPVFSASGASAATYAAAARAGALGPSLVAGDSSYFYDYPEDIRLYGLSFSTTLPTGTAWSGEVSYRPNAPVQLNTTDVLLAGVRPLGGAYGNASLLDGTPGEDLKGYRRKEITQLQTTLTHFFDQVMGADRLTVVGEVGVTHVGGLESSSRARYGRDAVFGPGALPATGGLDTCAAILNSGTLAAAGPGTSTSNRSRNCTDGGFTTSTSWGYRARAIWDYNNVFAGVNLRPSVAWSHDVSGYSPGPGGNFEEGRKAVSLGIDAEYQSTYTASLSYTNFFDGKYTTVDDRDFLALGFGVKF from the coding sequence ATGAATTCAGTACAGGTGCCCTGTCGCCGGGCCAGATTATCCCTGGCAGTTGGTTTGGCGACGCTTGCCGGCCCGGCGCTTGCCGTCAGTTTCAACATCGGCGAAATCGAAGGGCAGTTCGATTCCTCGTTGTCGGTCGACAGCCGTTGGTCCACCGCCGGCGCGAATCGCCACCTGATCGGCGTCAACAATGGTGGGTCGGGCCTGTCGCAGACCGGCGACGACGGTCGCCTGAATTTCAGCAAAGGTGAAACCTTTTCCAAGGTCTTCACGGGCCTGCACGGCCTGGAACTGAAGTACGGCGACAGTGGCGTGTTCATCCGCGGCAAGTACTGGTACGACTTCGAACTCAAGGACGAAGGCCGCCGCTTCAAGGACATCGATGACAGCCATCGCAAGCAGGCCGCGCAGTCTTCCGGCGGGCAGATTCTCGATGCGTTCGTCTACCACAACTACGCCATTGCCGAGCAGCCGGGCGCCGTTCGCCTGGGCAAGCAAGTGGTCAGTTGGGGCGAGGGCACCTTCATCCAGAACGGTATCAATGCGCTCAATCCGATCGACGTCTCGGCCTTCCGGCGACCTGGTGTGGAGATCAAGGAAGGGCTGGTCCCGGTCAATCTGTTCTACGTCTCCCAGAGCCTGACCGACAATCTTTCGGCCGAGGCCTTCTATCAACTGGAATGGGACCAGACGGTTTCCGACAACTGCGGGACGTTCTTTGCGCAGACCGACATCGCCGCCGACGGCTGCAGCGACAACCTGCGCGTGCTGGGCAAGCGCTCGGGCCTGCCGCCGGCTGCCCTGCCAGCGCTCACCGCGGCCGGTGTGGACGTGAATGAAGAAGGCGTGCTGGTGCGCCGCAGTGGGGACCGCGATGCGCGCGATGGTGGCCAGTTCGGCGTCGCGCTGCACTACAACTACGACCCGTTGGGCACCGAGTTCGGTGCCTACTTCATGAACTACCACAGTCGCTCGCCAGTGTTCAGCGCCAGTGGCGCATCCGCCGCGACCTATGCAGCGGCGGCACGCGCCGGGGCGCTGGGACCTTCGCTGGTGGCTGGCGATTCCAGCTACTTCTATGACTACCCCGAAGACATCCGCCTCTACGGGCTGAGCTTTTCCACCACGCTACCCACCGGCACCGCCTGGAGTGGCGAGGTCAGCTATCGCCCCAACGCACCGGTGCAGCTCAACACCACGGACGTTCTCCTGGCCGGTGTACGTCCGCTGGGTGGCGCCTACGGCAATGCATCGCTGCTCGACGGTACGCCCGGCGAGGACCTGAAAGGCTACCGCCGCAAGGAAATCACCCAGCTGCAGACCACCCTGACGCATTTCTTCGATCAGGTCATGGGCGCGGACCGATTGACGGTGGTGGGCGAGGTCGGGGTTACCCATGTCGGCGGCCTGGAGAGCTCGTCGCGCGCCCGCTACGGGCGCGACGCAGTCTTCGGCCCCGGCGCCTTGCCCGCCACCGGTGGCCTGGACACCTGCGCGGCCATTCTCAACAGCGGCACCCTCGCTGCGGCAGGGCCGGGCACCTCGACCAGCAACCGCTCGCGCAATTGCACCGATGGCGGTTTCACCACCAGCACGTCATGGGGCTATCGCGCTCGCGCCATCTGGGATTACAACAACGTCTTCGCCGGAGTCAACCTGCGGCCCAGTGTGGCCTGGTCGCACGATGTGTCCGGGTATTCGCCCGGCCCCGGCGGCAACTTCGAGGAAGGCCGCAAGGCGGTCAGCCTCGGGATCGATGCCGAGTACCAGAGCACCTACACGGCGAGCCTGTCGTACACCAACTTCTTCGACGGCAAGTACACCACGGTGGATGATCGCGACTTTCTTGCACTCGGCTTTGGCGTGAAGTTCTGA
- a CDS encoding OmpA family protein: MFTSRRLITAAAAIALLSGCASQNPYENQGQAQGSSGISKTAKYGGLGALAGAVAGAAIDHNNRGKGALIGAAVAGAASAGYGYYADRQEAALRESMANTGVEVQRQGDQIKLIMPGNITFATDSSNISSSFYSPLNNLGNSFKQFNENNIEIVGYTDSTGSRQHNMDLSLQRAQAVSNYLTSQGVDGSRLSVRGAGPDQPIASNADANGRAQNRRVEVNLKPIPGQQYSQPAQQ, translated from the coding sequence ATGTTTACCTCGCGTCGCTTGATCACTGCCGCCGCTGCCATCGCCCTGTTGTCCGGGTGTGCGTCGCAGAATCCGTATGAAAACCAGGGCCAGGCCCAGGGTTCGTCGGGCATCAGCAAAACGGCCAAGTATGGCGGGCTCGGTGCACTGGCCGGTGCCGTGGCCGGCGCTGCCATCGACCACAACAACCGTGGCAAAGGCGCGCTGATCGGCGCTGCCGTGGCCGGTGCCGCTTCGGCCGGCTATGGCTACTATGCCGACCGTCAGGAAGCTGCGCTGCGTGAAAGCATGGCCAACACCGGTGTGGAAGTGCAGCGCCAGGGCGACCAGATCAAGCTGATCATGCCGGGTAACATCACGTTCGCCACCGACTCGTCGAACATTTCCAGCAGCTTCTACAGCCCGCTGAACAACCTGGGCAATTCGTTCAAGCAGTTCAACGAGAACAACATCGAGATCGTCGGCTACACCGACAGCACCGGCAGCCGCCAGCACAACATGGACCTGTCGCTGCAGCGCGCCCAGGCGGTCAGCAATTACCTGACGTCCCAAGGCGTCGACGGCTCGCGCCTGTCGGTACGCGGCGCAGGCCCCGACCAGCCGATCGCCAGCAACGCCGACGCCAATGGCCGTGCCCAGAACCGCCGCGTCGAGGTCAACCTCAAGCCGATTCCAGGCCAGCAGTACTCGCAGCCAGCCCAGCAGTAG
- a CDS encoding acyltransferase, whose protein sequence is MVRILTGLCAALLLALNTVVCCTPLFVVSLIKLCLPFAAAQRLTDELMRHIHEAWISNNKAWMNLLGGIHWKVEGLQGLDYQHSYLVTSNHQSWVDILVLQYVLNRRIRPLKFFLKRELIWVPIIGLAWWALGFPFMKRYSKAYLAKHPEKKGEDLLTTRRACAKFRGKPTAIFNFAEGTRFTQAKHAAQASPFRHLLKPKAGGIAFVLDAMGEQLQSMVNVTIFYPQGAPGFWDLLCGRVGEIHVLFEELPIPAQFIGHSYDQDEAYRALFQTWVNTLWTQKDATLARLEAD, encoded by the coding sequence ATCGTGCGAATTCTCACCGGGCTGTGCGCCGCGCTGCTGCTGGCCCTGAACACCGTCGTCTGCTGCACGCCGCTGTTCGTCGTCAGCCTGATCAAGCTGTGCTTGCCGTTCGCCGCGGCGCAACGGCTGACCGACGAACTGATGCGCCATATCCACGAAGCCTGGATCAGCAACAACAAGGCCTGGATGAACCTGCTCGGCGGCATCCACTGGAAGGTCGAAGGCCTGCAGGGGCTGGACTACCAACACTCCTACCTGGTGACCAGCAACCATCAGAGCTGGGTCGATATCCTGGTGCTGCAATACGTGCTCAACCGACGCATTCGGCCGCTGAAGTTTTTCCTCAAGCGCGAGCTCATCTGGGTGCCGATCATCGGCCTGGCCTGGTGGGCGCTGGGCTTTCCGTTCATGAAACGCTACTCCAAGGCCTACCTGGCCAAGCATCCGGAAAAGAAAGGCGAAGACCTGCTTACCACTCGCCGTGCCTGCGCCAAGTTTCGCGGCAAGCCGACCGCCATCTTCAATTTCGCCGAAGGCACTCGCTTCACCCAAGCCAAGCACGCCGCCCAGGCATCACCGTTTCGCCATCTGCTCAAGCCCAAGGCCGGTGGCATTGCCTTCGTCCTCGACGCCATGGGCGAGCAATTGCAATCGATGGTCAATGTGACGATTTTCTACCCACAGGGCGCGCCCGGTTTCTGGGACCTGCTGTGCGGCCGGGTCGGCGAGATTCATGTGCTGTTCGAGGAACTGCCGATTCCTGCGCAGTTCATCGGCCACAGCTATGACCAGGACGAGGCCTATCGTGCGCTGTTCCAGACGTGGGTGAATACCTTGTGGACGCAGAAGGACGCAACGCTGGCGCGGCTCGAGGCCGACTGA
- the pta gene encoding phosphate acetyltransferase, translating into MQTFFIAPTDFGVGLTSISLGLVRTLERAGLKVGFLKPIAQPHPGDLGPERSTELVARTHGLQPPKPLGLAHVERMLGDGQLDELLEEILTLYQQACVGNDVVIVEGMVPTRHASYAARVNQHLAKSLDADVVLVSSAENEVLAELSGRVELQAQLFGGPRDPKVLGVILNKVRTDEGMDVFAARLKEHSPLLRGGDFRLLGCIPYQADLNAPRTRDVAELLGAQVINAGDYEQRRMTKIIICARTVLNTVQLLKPGVLVVTPGDRDDIILAVSLAAMNGMPLAGLLLTSDTLPDPRILELCRGALQAGLPVLSVSTGSYDTATRLNQLNKEIPIDDRERAEIITDFVAGHLDAQWLHQRCGTPRELRLSPAVFRYQLIQRAQQADKRIVLPEGHDPLTIQAAAICQTRGIARCVLLAKPAEVQAVASAQGIELPEGLEILDPDLIRGRYVEPMVALRKSKSLNAPMAEQQLEDNVVIGTMMLALDEVDGLVSGIIHSTANTIRPALQLIKTAPGCSLVSSVFFMLFPDQVLVYGDCVMNPHPSAAELAEIALQSADSAEAFGIAARVAMISYSSGNSASGEEVEKVREATQLAQEIQRDLLIDGPLQYDAAANENVARQLAPDSRVAGRATVFVFPDLNTGNTTYKAVQRSADCVSLGPMLQGLRKPVNDLPRGAQVDDIVYTIALTAIQANRAIDL; encoded by the coding sequence ATGCAAACTTTCTTCATCGCGCCGACCGATTTCGGCGTAGGCCTGACCTCCATCAGTCTGGGGCTGGTACGTACCCTGGAACGCGCCGGCCTGAAGGTCGGCTTTCTCAAGCCCATCGCCCAGCCACACCCTGGCGACCTGGGTCCGGAACGCTCGACCGAACTGGTTGCCCGCACCCATGGCCTGCAGCCGCCCAAGCCTTTGGGCCTGGCCCATGTGGAACGCATGCTGGGCGACGGTCAGCTCGACGAGCTGCTCGAAGAGATCCTCACGCTCTACCAGCAAGCCTGCGTAGGCAACGATGTGGTCATCGTCGAAGGCATGGTGCCGACCCGCCACGCCAGTTATGCCGCCAGGGTCAATCAGCACCTGGCGAAAAGCCTGGATGCCGACGTGGTACTGGTCTCCAGCGCCGAGAACGAAGTGCTCGCCGAGCTTTCCGGCCGCGTCGAGTTGCAGGCGCAGCTGTTCGGTGGCCCGCGCGATCCGAAGGTGCTGGGCGTGATCCTCAACAAGGTGCGCACCGATGAAGGCATGGACGTGTTCGCCGCGCGCCTCAAGGAGCACTCGCCCCTGCTGCGCGGTGGTGACTTTCGCCTGCTCGGCTGCATCCCCTACCAGGCCGACCTGAATGCGCCACGCACGCGTGATGTGGCCGAGTTGCTCGGTGCCCAAGTGATCAACGCCGGCGACTACGAGCAGCGGCGCATGACCAAGATCATCATCTGTGCGCGGACCGTGCTCAATACCGTGCAGTTGCTCAAGCCGGGGGTTCTGGTCGTGACCCCGGGCGACCGTGACGACATCATCCTGGCGGTGAGCCTGGCCGCCATGAACGGCATGCCCCTGGCCGGGTTGCTGCTGACCAGCGACACCCTGCCCGACCCGCGCATCCTCGAACTGTGCCGGGGAGCGCTGCAGGCCGGCCTGCCGGTGCTGTCGGTGAGCACCGGTTCCTACGACACCGCCACGCGTCTGAACCAGTTGAACAAGGAAATCCCCATCGATGACCGCGAGCGCGCGGAGATCATCACCGATTTCGTCGCCGGTCACCTGGATGCCCAGTGGCTGCACCAGCGCTGCGGCACGCCGCGCGAGTTGCGCCTGTCGCCGGCCGTGTTCCGCTATCAACTGATTCAGCGCGCCCAGCAGGCCGACAAGCGCATCGTCCTGCCCGAAGGCCACGACCCCCTGACCATCCAGGCAGCGGCCATCTGCCAGACCCGTGGCATTGCCCGCTGCGTGTTGCTGGCCAAGCCGGCCGAGGTGCAGGCGGTGGCCAGTGCCCAGGGCATCGAGCTGCCCGAGGGGCTGGAGATACTCGATCCCGACCTGATTCGTGGTCGCTACGTGGAGCCGATGGTGGCGCTGCGCAAGAGCAAGAGCCTCAACGCGCCCATGGCCGAACAGCAGCTGGAAGACAACGTGGTGATCGGCACCATGATGCTGGCGCTCGATGAAGTGGACGGCCTGGTTTCGGGCATCATTCACTCCACCGCCAACACCATCCGCCCCGCCTTGCAGTTGATCAAGACCGCGCCGGGCTGCAGCCTGGTGTCCTCGGTGTTCTTCATGCTGTTTCCCGACCAGGTGCTGGTGTATGGCGACTGCGTGATGAACCCTCATCCGAGTGCCGCCGAACTGGCGGAAATCGCCCTGCAAAGCGCCGACTCTGCCGAAGCCTTCGGGATTGCCGCGCGGGTGGCGATGATCAGTTATTCGAGCGGCAACTCGGCCAGTGGCGAAGAAGTCGAGAAAGTGCGCGAGGCTACCCAGCTGGCACAGGAGATCCAGCGCGACCTGCTGATCGACGGTCCGTTGCAGTACGACGCGGCTGCCAACGAAAACGTGGCGCGCCAACTGGCCCCGGACAGCCGCGTCGCCGGCCGTGCGACGGTGTTCGTGTTCCCCGATCTGAACACCGGCAACACCACCTACAAGGCGGTCCAGCGCAGCGCCGATTGCGTCAGCCTGGGGCCGATGCTGCAAGGGCTGCGCAAACCGGTCAACGACCTGCCTCGGGGTGCCCAGGTCGACGACATCGTCTACACCATTGCCCTGACCGCCATCCAGGCCAACCGCGCCATCGACCTCTAG
- a CDS encoding FKBP-type peptidyl-prolyl cis-trans isomerase translates to MLIAANKAVSIEYTLTNDAGEVIDSSAGGAPLVYLQGAGNIIPGLEKALDGKQVGDDLDVAIEPEDAYGEYAAELVSTLSRSMFEGVDELEVGMQFHASAPDGQMQIVTIRDLDGDDVTVDGNHPLAGQRLHFKVKVVDIRDASQEEIAHGHVHGEGGHHH, encoded by the coding sequence ATGCTGATCGCCGCCAACAAGGCTGTCTCCATCGAATACACCCTGACCAACGACGCCGGTGAGGTTATCGACAGTTCCGCCGGCGGCGCGCCGCTGGTTTATCTGCAGGGCGCCGGCAACATTATTCCCGGTCTGGAAAAAGCGCTGGACGGTAAGCAGGTCGGCGACGACCTGGACGTGGCCATCGAGCCTGAAGACGCCTACGGCGAATACGCAGCCGAATTGGTCAGCACCTTGTCGCGCAGCATGTTCGAAGGCGTCGACGAACTGGAAGTGGGCATGCAGTTCCACGCTTCCGCGCCCGATGGCCAGATGCAGATCGTGACCATCCGTGATCTGGACGGCGACGACGTCACCGTCGACGGCAACCACCCGCTGGCCGGCCAGCGCCTGCACTTCAAGGTCAAGGTCGTCGACATCCGCGACGCCAGCCAGGAAGAAATCGCGCACGGCCACGTGCACGGTGAAGGTGGTCACCACCATTGA
- a CDS encoding fimbrial protein, with protein MKPEQPMPNPHWAACLSALIASMGWLPAALAHCTASDQRLTFASPIVMQRDMPIGAVVATGIVNTSVTCNAAGLSPRDHSWQVFPSPLNRDYGPTSIAAVRATPVAGLGIRWVNITSHTGTTATWTRQPLNAWPGGRGVPSVGTVQLHDTFQLIKTGPVASGQFPAWTFLYNYKTPVSTAVNAPLNQIAIRAPLPITVIACAVTQPNIPVSLGHVRIERFTGPASTSPDVPFSIPLDCDANARVNVQIDGTPSGAQGVLALDRISGSATGIGVQVLHKGVPVALGSRLLDGSSSTAGPYEVALVARYYKTAATVTGGPAQATATFTLTYR; from the coding sequence ATGAAGCCAGAACAACCAATGCCCAATCCCCATTGGGCAGCCTGCCTGTCGGCCTTGATCGCCTCGATGGGCTGGCTGCCTGCAGCGTTGGCCCATTGCACCGCGTCCGACCAGCGGCTTACGTTTGCCAGCCCCATCGTCATGCAGCGCGACATGCCGATTGGCGCCGTCGTGGCCACCGGTATAGTGAATACCTCAGTGACGTGCAACGCGGCAGGGCTGAGTCCCAGGGACCACAGCTGGCAGGTGTTTCCCTCACCGCTGAACCGCGATTACGGGCCTACGTCCATAGCCGCAGTAAGGGCAACACCCGTTGCCGGGCTGGGCATCAGGTGGGTCAACATCACTAGCCATACGGGCACGACTGCCACATGGACCCGGCAGCCGCTCAATGCCTGGCCCGGTGGCCGAGGCGTGCCGTCAGTCGGCACCGTACAGCTGCACGATACGTTTCAGCTGATCAAGACCGGACCTGTCGCTTCAGGCCAGTTTCCGGCATGGACTTTCTTGTACAACTACAAGACCCCGGTAAGCACCGCCGTCAATGCTCCGCTGAACCAGATCGCAATTCGAGCGCCCCTTCCGATCACCGTTATTGCCTGTGCCGTGACTCAACCCAACATTCCCGTGTCCCTGGGTCATGTCAGGATCGAGCGGTTCACCGGCCCGGCCTCGACCTCGCCCGACGTGCCCTTCAGTATCCCGCTCGACTGCGATGCCAACGCCAGGGTCAATGTCCAAATCGATGGCACGCCTAGCGGTGCTCAGGGCGTGCTGGCACTGGATCGCATAAGCGGGTCTGCAACGGGTATCGGCGTACAGGTGCTGCACAAAGGTGTGCCGGTGGCATTGGGCTCTCGTCTGTTGGACGGCTCGTCATCGACAGCGGGGCCCTACGAGGTGGCCCTGGTGGCGCGCTACTACAAGACCGCGGCCACTGTGACTGGAGGCCCTGCACAGGCTACAGCGACGTTCACCTTGACCTATCGGTAG
- a CDS encoding fimbria/pilus outer membrane usher protein gives MLSPLPARAEGSLYFNPHALDARGGGVAADLDAFSRGEQLPGEYWVDIYLNHKRVGSRNVTFVVEDNTLRPQLTVQELNDMGIHTQAFASLTTLDAQAIVTHPGKYIPEATTQFDFAKQRLDIGVPQASLRFDARNAVDPSRWDPGLSAFVLNYNLTGARHRQDGHGVTDNAFLNLGTGINLGAWRLRNNSTYTYTQHKGRPGFQASEERLEDTLGQGSHRRWQSINTYAQRDIQRLGARLSLGEGSTSGTIFEAIQFRGAQLTSDDSMLPDSQRGFAPVVRGVADGSAQITVHQNGYMIYQTYVAPGPYVIRDLYATAGSGDLQVTVREDNGKTRTYTQPYSSVPLMQREARLRYEFTGGRYRSPYAGANEPSFGQASAAYGLSSATTVYGGVTGSADYASGLAGLGKSLGSLGSVSFDATQATARLQDKRTHRGQSYRVQYAKDLFQSGTTFTLAGYRYSTAGFYDFNEANEIAPGATDLGRWGYHKRSRVQVQLSQLLGEYGSLHVNAFQQDYWRMRGTERNASASYNVSLKNGVTLGLTATHSITPGGHGSDRQYALGVQIPLSTLGSSWLTSSTQTGSRHGTSQSVAVNGQALENNNLNYAVRQSYGDQGKGHGGGTHATYKGTNGEVQAAYSYTGSSQQYSAGLRGGLIAHRYGVTLSQPLGHTVTLVRAPGAAGVRVQNQPGIETDRRGYAVVPYATTYRENRVALWPETLDENVDLTDTVKTVVPTQGAVVLAEFETRIGSRVLVTLRTGNEFVPFGATATLFAEQDGTDNGQAIGSGIVGARGELYLSGVPRKARVQVKWGTEAKQSCSAGLSLVDAPSAAWVKTLSAVCAN, from the coding sequence ATGCTTTCACCGCTGCCGGCTCGCGCGGAAGGCTCGCTGTACTTCAACCCGCACGCGCTGGACGCCAGGGGTGGCGGTGTGGCCGCCGACTTGGATGCCTTTTCACGGGGCGAACAATTGCCAGGCGAGTATTGGGTGGACATCTACCTCAACCACAAGCGAGTCGGTAGCCGCAACGTCACCTTTGTCGTGGAAGACAACACACTGCGCCCACAATTGACGGTGCAAGAGCTGAACGACATGGGCATCCATACGCAAGCCTTCGCATCGCTGACGACGCTCGATGCCCAGGCCATCGTTACCCATCCGGGCAAGTACATTCCTGAGGCGACGACGCAATTCGATTTCGCAAAACAGCGTCTGGACATAGGGGTGCCGCAGGCCTCACTGCGTTTCGATGCGCGCAACGCCGTCGATCCGTCTCGCTGGGATCCTGGCCTGTCCGCCTTCGTGCTGAACTACAACCTGACCGGCGCGCGCCATCGCCAAGACGGCCATGGCGTCACCGACAACGCTTTCCTGAACCTGGGTACCGGAATCAACCTGGGTGCATGGCGTTTGCGTAACAACTCGACCTACACCTATACCCAGCACAAAGGCAGGCCTGGTTTTCAAGCAAGCGAGGAACGCCTCGAGGATACGCTCGGCCAGGGCAGCCACCGCCGTTGGCAAAGCATCAATACGTACGCCCAACGCGATATCCAGCGCCTGGGAGCCCGACTCAGCCTGGGCGAAGGCAGCACCTCGGGCACGATATTCGAAGCGATCCAGTTCCGTGGCGCCCAGTTGACCTCCGACGACAGCATGCTGCCCGACAGCCAGCGCGGCTTTGCCCCTGTGGTGCGAGGGGTTGCCGACGGCAGTGCGCAGATCACCGTGCACCAGAATGGCTACATGATCTACCAGACCTACGTGGCGCCTGGCCCCTATGTGATTCGCGACTTGTATGCGACGGCCGGCTCGGGCGACTTGCAAGTGACCGTTCGCGAAGACAACGGAAAAACACGCACCTATACCCAGCCTTACTCCTCGGTACCGTTGATGCAACGCGAGGCTCGCCTGCGCTACGAATTCACTGGCGGCCGGTATCGCTCTCCCTATGCCGGTGCCAACGAGCCGAGCTTTGGCCAGGCCAGTGCGGCCTATGGCTTGAGCAGCGCCACTACGGTCTACGGCGGCGTCACCGGCAGTGCGGATTACGCTTCAGGCCTGGCCGGGTTGGGAAAAAGCCTGGGAAGCCTGGGCTCGGTGTCGTTCGACGCGACCCAGGCCACTGCGCGCCTGCAGGACAAACGCACGCATCGGGGCCAGTCGTATCGCGTGCAGTACGCCAAGGACCTGTTCCAGAGTGGCACCACGTTCACCCTGGCCGGCTATCGGTATTCCACCGCTGGCTTCTACGACTTCAACGAAGCCAACGAGATTGCCCCCGGCGCAACGGATCTCGGCCGCTGGGGCTACCACAAGCGCAGCAGGGTGCAGGTGCAGCTCAGTCAGTTGCTGGGTGAATACGGCAGCCTGCACGTCAATGCCTTCCAGCAGGATTACTGGAGAATGCGAGGCACCGAGCGCAACGCCAGTGCCAGCTACAACGTCAGCCTGAAGAACGGCGTCACCCTGGGACTCACCGCCACCCACTCCATCACCCCCGGCGGCCACGGGTCGGATCGACAATATGCCCTCGGCGTCCAGATACCCTTGAGCACCCTCGGCAGTAGCTGGCTGACCTCCAGCACCCAGACCGGCAGCCGCCACGGCACGTCGCAAAGCGTCGCCGTCAACGGTCAGGCCCTGGAAAACAACAACCTGAACTACGCCGTTCGGCAAAGCTACGGCGATCAGGGCAAAGGTCACGGAGGCGGTACCCATGCGACCTACAAAGGGACCAACGGCGAAGTGCAGGCCGCCTACAGCTATACCGGCAGCAGCCAGCAATACAGCGCTGGCCTGCGAGGCGGATTGATCGCTCATCGGTATGGCGTGACCCTGTCCCAACCTCTGGGTCACACCGTCACCCTGGTCAGGGCACCCGGTGCGGCCGGCGTGCGTGTGCAAAATCAACCGGGTATCGAAACCGACCGCCGTGGTTATGCCGTGGTGCCCTATGCCACCACCTATCGTGAAAACCGGGTAGCGCTCTGGCCTGAGACCCTGGATGAAAACGTGGACCTCACCGACACGGTAAAAACCGTGGTGCCTACTCAAGGCGCCGTGGTGCTCGCCGAATTCGAGACGCGCATCGGCAGCCGGGTGCTGGTGACGTTACGAACGGGCAACGAATTCGTACCCTTCGGCGCTACGGCGACGTTGTTCGCTGAGCAAGACGGCACGGACAACGGGCAGGCAATCGGCTCCGGCATCGTCGGCGCACGGGGGGAACTGTACTTGAGCGGCGTGCCGCGCAAGGCACGGGTGCAGGTGAAGTGGGGCACCGAAGCGAAGCAGTCCTGCAGCGCGGGATTATCGCTGGTGGATGCCCCATCGGCGGCCTGGGTGAAGACCCTCAGTGCCGTCTGCGCAAACTGA
- a CDS encoding molecular chaperone has translation MWKIRTLFTTLLAFTFMDPVLAGVEVGGTRLIYDAGRRESSLPLKNPEKDVAYLIQSWLDQGEDETSSAIPFIVTPPLFRLDPGQENLLRVVNTGEVPQDRESLYWLNVKSIAATHDQPNQLQISVRTRIKMIYRPISLRASAAEAYRQLTVTRTGDRLTFTNPTPHFISFFDVYLDGQAQAEPAMVAPFGTFSLKVPPNSPGRVSWRAINDYGGRTEEVCR, from the coding sequence ATGTGGAAGATTCGCACCTTGTTCACCACGCTGCTTGCCTTCACTTTCATGGACCCGGTGCTTGCTGGGGTTGAAGTGGGAGGCACGCGGCTTATTTATGATGCAGGCCGGCGTGAAAGCAGCCTGCCATTGAAGAACCCGGAAAAAGACGTCGCCTATTTGATTCAGTCCTGGCTCGACCAGGGAGAAGATGAAACGAGCTCTGCCATACCTTTTATCGTCACCCCTCCCTTGTTTCGACTTGATCCTGGCCAAGAAAACCTACTGCGTGTCGTCAATACCGGAGAAGTACCGCAAGACCGAGAAAGCCTTTATTGGTTGAACGTCAAGTCCATCGCTGCCACCCATGATCAACCCAATCAGCTACAGATATCCGTGCGCACCCGCATCAAGATGATTTATCGCCCTATATCCCTTAGAGCCAGTGCAGCAGAGGCCTATAGGCAGCTCACCGTGACGCGCACTGGTGATCGGTTGACGTTCACCAACCCGACCCCGCACTTCATCTCTTTTTTCGATGTGTACCTGGACGGCCAGGCACAGGCGGAACCCGCCATGGTTGCTCCCTTCGGCACCTTTTCGCTGAAGGTGCCACCCAACTCGCCTGGCCGGGTGAGCTGGCGTGCAATCAACGACTACGGCGGGCGTACCGAAGAGGTCTGCCGATGA